The Methanococcoides methylutens MM1 genome has a window encoding:
- a CDS encoding translation initiation factor IF-2 subunit beta: MDDYEALLERAIENLPDVETTDVRFVIPEPKIFVEGKTTVLDNFGNIADVLNREPDHLMKYLTREMGTAGKLDGSRAIFQGKFPKESIKANIDAYVEEYVICSECNRPDTQLVKEGRIMVLKCAACGAHRPVKKRRTTIATPRDAVEEGEEYEVRIDAVGSKGDGIAKLAKFTIFVPGAAKGDVVKVKIKRISGNLAFAERV; encoded by the coding sequence ATGGATGATTACGAAGCGCTGTTGGAAAGGGCAATTGAAAATCTCCCTGATGTGGAAACTACGGATGTTCGTTTCGTAATTCCCGAACCCAAGATATTTGTGGAAGGTAAAACCACCGTCCTGGATAACTTTGGGAACATTGCGGACGTACTCAACAGAGAACCTGACCACCTTATGAAATACCTCACAAGGGAAATGGGTACAGCCGGTAAGCTGGATGGAAGCCGTGCAATATTCCAGGGTAAGTTCCCAAAAGAGAGCATCAAAGCAAATATCGACGCCTACGTAGAGGAATACGTCATTTGTTCCGAATGTAACCGTCCGGATACCCAGCTTGTAAAAGAAGGCAGGATAATGGTTCTCAAATGTGCCGCCTGTGGTGCACACCGTCCTGTCAAGAAGAGGAGAACCACAATTGCAACCCCACGCGATGCAGTTGAAGAAGGCGAGGAATACGAGGTAAGGATCGATGCCGTCGGTTCAAAAGGAGACGGAATCGCCAAACTTGCAAAATTCACTATATTTGTCCCTGGCGCTGCAAAGGGAGACGTGGTAAAGGTCAAGATAAAGAGGATCAGCGGAAATCTTGCATTTGCAGAACGCGTTTGA
- a CDS encoding protease inhibitor I42 family protein, which produces MSKYTGMGILVLITIVAVTVAAFSMGCAENGAIGPEFDMVIVESGSVFNEDASGSVVSIEQNGLILIKLEENPTTGYSWNLTVPDGLTLVGDEFVTDQADEEIVGAGVIHEWELQADAEGTYEISAIYKRPWEDVTGDEDAFVMTVNVLASGEHADDDDTVTDEDGTEYIIRDAVVDDIEILLLESFPLQVSVVATGYVPDGCTVIDEENIEVTRDGNSFDVSLKTKRPADTMCTQALEPYEVNIPLDVYGLEAGVYTVDVNGVTDTFEFTMDNVLE; this is translated from the coding sequence ATGTCAAAATATACAGGTATGGGCATTCTGGTCCTGATAACCATTGTTGCGGTGACCGTAGCTGCCTTCTCCATGGGATGCGCAGAGAACGGTGCCATCGGCCCTGAATTCGATATGGTGATCGTGGAGTCGGGATCAGTGTTCAACGAGGATGCAAGCGGCAGTGTGGTATCAATAGAACAGAACGGCCTTATTTTGATAAAGCTGGAAGAGAACCCCACAACAGGTTATTCCTGGAACCTCACGGTCCCTGATGGCCTGACACTGGTAGGGGATGAATTTGTGACCGATCAGGCGGATGAGGAAATTGTAGGTGCAGGCGTCATCCATGAATGGGAGCTTCAGGCAGATGCTGAAGGAACCTATGAGATATCAGCTATCTACAAGAGGCCCTGGGAGGACGTTACAGGCGATGAAGATGCTTTCGTCATGACCGTTAATGTACTTGCATCAGGCGAACATGCTGATGACGATGATACCGTCACGGATGAAGATGGCACCGAATACATCATCCGTGATGCAGTGGTCGATGATATCGAAATCCTTTTGCTGGAATCATTCCCATTACAGGTCAGTGTGGTAGCTACAGGTTATGTCCCTGATGGATGCACTGTCATTGATGAGGAGAACATCGAAGTAACAAGGGATGGGAACTCCTTCGATGTATCACTGAAGACCAAAAGACCGGCAGATACCATGTGTACCCAGGCACTTGAACCCTATGAGGTGAACATTCCTCTGGATGTCTATGGTCTGGAAGCAGGTGTCTATACGGTGGATGTGAACGGTGTGACAGATACGTTCGAGTTCACCATGGACAATGTGCTGGAGTGA
- a CDS encoding HD domain-containing protein, with the protein MKVIRDPVHGYIELDQLVLSLIDTPQMQRLRRIQQLGLSNLVYPGANHTRFEHSLGVMHLATTLTSQLDSIEKDQKDEIRAAALLHDVGHGPLSHVTENIIKQYTRQRHEDVKPILRKGEIAEILESHGLDPVNIAAHIKGETSLGKIVNSEIDVDRMDYLVRDAHYTGVAFGLVDHARLIHEMQFYEDNLVVGLGGLKAAESLLVSRFLMHPSVYYHHVSRIAETMFTRAVQDLIDKGTLDPFNLRQMEDARLFEMIRADNGYAGELAKRLDERRLYKRALHVGIDVVGENVLRYRGKVERVENEIAEMVGIDSREILIDIPKRPEIAEMKALVKVDGKMLRLDEASNIVATLENAHQDNWRMGVYTIKEHRDKVRKAAEEFFETKKKTKQFRLTDL; encoded by the coding sequence ATGAAAGTAATACGGGATCCGGTACACGGGTATATAGAACTGGACCAACTGGTACTGTCACTGATAGACACCCCCCAGATGCAGCGCCTGAGAAGGATACAGCAATTAGGCCTGTCCAATCTTGTATATCCCGGAGCTAACCACACCCGTTTTGAGCATTCCCTCGGGGTAATGCACCTTGCAACCACCCTGACATCCCAACTGGACTCCATCGAAAAGGACCAGAAAGATGAGATCCGTGCTGCTGCACTCCTTCATGATGTGGGTCACGGACCGCTGTCACATGTAACAGAGAATATCATAAAGCAATATACCCGCCAGAGGCATGAGGATGTCAAACCGATCCTAAGAAAAGGTGAGATCGCAGAGATCCTGGAAAGCCACGGCCTTGACCCAGTCAACATTGCTGCCCACATAAAAGGTGAGACCTCTCTTGGAAAGATCGTGAACAGCGAGATCGACGTTGACCGCATGGACTACCTGGTAAGGGATGCACACTACACAGGAGTTGCATTCGGACTTGTGGACCATGCACGCCTGATACATGAGATGCAGTTCTATGAAGATAACCTGGTCGTCGGCCTTGGCGGCCTGAAAGCCGCAGAATCCCTTCTGGTCTCACGTTTCCTCATGCACCCTTCGGTATATTACCACCATGTATCAAGGATAGCCGAAACGATGTTCACAAGGGCTGTACAGGACCTTATCGACAAGGGAACCCTTGACCCCTTCAACCTGCGCCAGATGGAAGATGCCAGATTATTCGAGATGATCCGGGCTGACAACGGGTATGCAGGAGAACTTGCAAAACGCCTTGATGAGAGAAGGTTGTACAAACGTGCCCTCCATGTTGGCATTGATGTTGTAGGCGAGAACGTCCTGCGTTACAGGGGAAAGGTAGAAAGGGTTGAGAATGAGATCGCAGAAATGGTTGGCATTGACAGCAGGGAGATCCTGATCGATATCCCGAAGCGACCGGAGATCGCAGAGATGAAGGCACTGGTCAAGGTAGACGGAAAAATGCTGAGACTTGACGAGGCTTCCAACATTGTAGCCACGCTAGAGAATGCCCACCAGGATAACTGGAGGATGGGAGTCTACACAATTAAAGAACACAGGGATAAGGTCAGGAAAGCTGCAGAAGAATTCTTTGAAACAAAGAAAAAGACGAAGCAGTTCAGACTTACAGACCTATGA
- the cofD gene encoding 2-phospho-L-lactate transferase, whose amino-acid sequence MIVLSGGTGTPKLLDGLRHVIPEGDITVVVNTAEDLRVSGNLITPDIDTVLYLFSERIDKGKWWGVREDTFATHEAMKLAGHDEGMMIGDLDRATHIMRSELLRNGMTLTEAIQSMTFSFGIRSRVLPMSDDSVSTMITTPSGKIHFQDFWVKQHGEPEVLEVYQEGIGEASISPGVLEAFEEEDEVLIGPSNPITSIGPIISLPGMREILQKKKVIAVSPIIGKEPISGPAGKLMDARGFDVSSVGVAECYNDILDAMVLDVRDESAGDAIMDMGIEVFFKDTLMKSVDISTDLAEYVTGIFNII is encoded by the coding sequence ATGATCGTATTATCAGGTGGAACAGGAACTCCAAAATTGCTCGATGGTCTAAGACACGTCATTCCTGAAGGGGATATCACTGTGGTTGTTAACACAGCGGAGGATCTCCGTGTCTCAGGAAATCTGATCACGCCTGATATTGATACCGTGCTCTATCTGTTCTCTGAAAGGATCGATAAGGGTAAATGGTGGGGAGTCAGGGAAGATACTTTTGCTACACATGAAGCAATGAAGCTTGCAGGTCATGATGAGGGCATGATGATAGGCGATCTTGACAGGGCTACTCACATCATGCGGTCTGAACTCTTAAGAAATGGTATGACCCTTACAGAAGCTATCCAAAGCATGACATTTTCATTCGGGATCCGTTCCCGTGTATTGCCTATGTCTGACGATTCTGTATCTACCATGATAACAACACCTTCAGGGAAGATCCATTTTCAGGACTTCTGGGTAAAACAGCATGGTGAACCTGAGGTGCTGGAGGTTTACCAGGAAGGTATAGGTGAAGCATCTATTTCTCCAGGTGTACTCGAAGCCTTTGAGGAAGAAGATGAGGTTCTTATAGGCCCCAGCAATCCAATAACAAGTATCGGCCCGATAATTTCCCTGCCCGGTATGCGTGAGATCCTCCAAAAGAAAAAAGTGATTGCAGTAAGCCCTATCATAGGAAAGGAGCCCATCAGCGGACCTGCAGGAAAACTGATGGATGCACGTGGGTTCGATGTTTCTTCTGTTGGTGTTGCAGAATGCTACAATGATATCCTTGATGCGATGGTCCTCGATGTACGTGATGAATCTGCAGGAGATGCCATTATGGATATGGGTATTGAGGTCTTTTTTAAGGACACTCTGATGAAATCGGTGGATATTAGTACTGATCTTGCAGAATATGTTACTGGTATTTTCAATATTATTTAA
- a CDS encoding DUF190 domain-containing protein: MRSAVLRIYLSENDRCNGRPAHEVILEFMRDSKIAGATVFHGIEGYGVHSKIHTTSILRLGTDLPMILEAVDSEEKIRKILPELCRMVPKELITLQQVEIISGEKI, from the coding sequence ATGAGATCAGCTGTCCTCAGGATATACCTCAGTGAGAACGACCGCTGCAACGGCAGACCTGCACACGAAGTGATACTTGAGTTCATGAGAGATTCAAAGATCGCCGGTGCAACCGTATTTCATGGTATTGAAGGATACGGAGTACACAGCAAGATACACACGACAAGTATCCTGAGACTGGGAACAGACCTGCCTATGATCCTGGAAGCAGTCGATTCCGAAGAAAAGATAAGAAAGATCCTCCCTGAGCTTTGCAGGATGGTACCGAAAGAGCTCATCACCCTGCAACAGGTAGAGATTATCTCAGGAGAGAAAATCTGA
- a CDS encoding YhbY family RNA-binding protein: MDKEKLYKLRSEATHIKPMINVGKNGVTDQLILELKKTIKDNHLVKVKVLKSASYEDEDGIDGIAEKLASATRATIIDVRGHSVVLYR, translated from the coding sequence ATGGATAAAGAAAAGTTATACAAACTCAGGTCAGAGGCAACTCACATAAAGCCTATGATCAATGTAGGCAAAAATGGGGTCACTGACCAGTTGATACTCGAATTAAAAAAGACCATCAAGGACAACCATCTTGTTAAGGTCAAGGTCTTAAAGAGTGCTTCTTACGAGGATGAGGACGGTATCGACGGCATTGCTGAAAAGCTTGCATCTGCTACAAGGGCAACGATCATCGATGTAAGGGGACATTCAGTGGTGCTTTACCGCTAA
- a CDS encoding molybdenum cofactor biosynthesis protein B, which translates to MDSVTQKHKKDVKKTLVFHVISISSSRFATYGSARSPSDADDVSGELMEDLVEKSGHAVLGYELVSDDPSAIKMAVMDALQKDADIIVTTGGTGLTPTDVTIETLAPMFEKPMPGFGELFRYKSIDQIGSAVILTRAAAGTVGDKAIFCLPGSPGAVELALSDIILPEAGHVIKHIR; encoded by the coding sequence ATGGACTCCGTTACGCAAAAACACAAGAAGGATGTAAAAAAGACCCTTGTTTTTCATGTTATTTCAATATCTTCTTCAAGGTTTGCCACATATGGCTCAGCCCGCTCTCCCTCAGATGCCGATGATGTGTCCGGTGAACTGATGGAAGATCTTGTGGAAAAAAGTGGTCATGCTGTCCTCGGATATGAGCTCGTTTCCGACGATCCGTCGGCTATAAAGATGGCTGTAATGGATGCCCTCCAGAAGGATGCAGATATTATTGTGACAACCGGCGGTACCGGACTTACTCCGACCGATGTGACCATTGAGACACTTGCCCCTATGTTCGAAAAGCCGATGCCAGGTTTCGGGGAACTTTTCAGGTATAAGAGCATTGATCAGATAGGTTCTGCAGTGATACTGACCCGTGCGGCTGCCGGGACTGTAGGGGATAAAGCTATTTTCTGTTTACCCGGCTCTCCTGGTGCAGTGGAGCTTGCTCTCTCGGATATAATTCTGCCTGAGGCAGGGCATGTTATAAAGCACATAAGATAA
- the crcB gene encoding fluoride efflux transporter CrcB, whose protein sequence is MIFPERTQDLASIAFGGFLGAVSRYAVSSSTISPNGTLIVNVIGSLLLGMMMYDYDYLGHISQRTRLTFGTGFMGSFTTFSTFAVESYTLGGIPAIYNIGTNLTLTLLAVFVGRGIIIHVSRRS, encoded by the coding sequence ATGATATTCCCGGAAAGAACACAGGATCTGGCAAGCATTGCATTCGGCGGATTCCTTGGTGCTGTATCCAGATATGCAGTTTCATCCAGCACCATATCGCCCAATGGGACCCTTATTGTGAATGTGATCGGAAGCCTCCTTCTGGGAATGATGATGTATGATTACGATTACCTTGGACACATAAGCCAGAGGACACGCCTTACATTCGGGACAGGCTTCATGGGATCATTCACCACATTTTCCACTTTTGCCGTTGAGAGCTATACGCTTGGAGGAATCCCTGCCATATATAACATCGGAACAAACCTGACACTCACCCTGCTAGCTGTTTTTGTCGGAAGAGGAATAATCATCCACGTTTCAAGGAGGAGCTAA
- a CDS encoding DNA alkylation repair protein yields MGTTEENYESIIGKLEELSDPGAIEGMAHFWITPEKCYGVSIPELRKIAKESGKDHKLALMLWDKGYRETMILASMVDDPKQVSEKQMEQWVSDFDYWEICDQCCMNLFQKTQFSLKKAIEWSSRKEEFVKRSGFVLMARMAVADKKAEDEVFEDFFPLIEEGSVDARNFVKKAVNWALRQIGKRNPELNRKAIEVSEKLTGSNVASARWVGTDALKELTSEAVRKRLNK; encoded by the coding sequence GTGGGTACAACAGAAGAAAACTACGAAAGCATTATCGGGAAACTGGAGGAACTGAGCGATCCTGGGGCTATAGAAGGAATGGCACATTTCTGGATCACTCCTGAGAAGTGCTATGGTGTCTCGATCCCGGAGCTCAGGAAGATAGCGAAGGAGTCCGGAAAAGATCATAAGCTGGCTCTCATGCTGTGGGACAAGGGGTACAGGGAGACCATGATCCTTGCTTCCATGGTGGACGACCCCAAACAGGTCTCTGAAAAGCAAATGGAACAATGGGTTTCTGATTTTGACTACTGGGAGATATGCGACCAGTGCTGCATGAACCTGTTCCAGAAGACCCAATTCTCCCTAAAGAAGGCCATCGAATGGAGCTCCCGGAAAGAGGAGTTCGTGAAGCGCTCCGGTTTTGTGCTCATGGCAAGGATGGCCGTAGCGGACAAGAAGGCCGAAGATGAAGTTTTCGAGGATTTCTTCCCCCTGATAGAAGAGGGATCTGTCGATGCCCGGAATTTCGTGAAAAAGGCTGTCAACTGGGCTTTGAGGCAGATCGGTAAGCGCAACCCGGAGTTGAACAGGAAAGCAATTGAAGTTTCAGAGAAGCTCACCGGATCGAATGTTGCAAGTGCCAGGTGGGTCGGTACCGATGCACTGAAGGAGCTTACCAGTGAAGCTGTCAGGAAGCGCCTGAACAAATGA
- a CDS encoding radical SAM/SPASM domain-containing protein, with protein sequence MPDTYDKTDTDQPEEDITVLSLPGLTIDLKHLNGFLQLEAKGHLRGVCSPFLKKINATLEAEKPALVEKDRVIASTWLPPIPGKVFKRLLYAETQIALGKYIPETVSFEITRECKCNCDHCVISGGEGDLDVDVVKRAIDEALDMGAVVITFTEGDPLLREDIFELIDYVDKDRAIVNMYTPGTDMTPEVAQRLKEVGLHNLLVSIYSTIPEEHDDVRKLEGAFEKATGAIKYGLDAGLLVTMCTHVSPKNMEKLTSMYQLAKELGVHEFSLWESVPKKPDDPVITDEDREVIMDMYHRINASEDGPRIFANTYFEGEMLGCLAGQRWLHVCVEGSVKPCPYIPFSFGNIKTDSLKTIWSRIRKVSDFKGERHSCLMQEKDYLKIVSKIPDDAEIPYDFDLIR encoded by the coding sequence ATGCCTGACACTTACGATAAAACAGATACGGACCAGCCTGAAGAGGACATAACAGTACTTTCCCTGCCAGGCCTTACAATTGACCTGAAGCATCTGAACGGGTTCTTGCAACTGGAAGCGAAGGGACATTTGCGCGGAGTTTGCTCACCTTTCCTGAAAAAGATAAATGCAACCCTTGAAGCTGAGAAACCCGCCCTGGTCGAAAAGGACAGGGTAATAGCATCCACATGGCTGCCCCCAATACCCGGCAAGGTCTTCAAGAGACTCCTCTATGCAGAAACACAGATAGCATTGGGGAAATACATCCCTGAGACGGTATCATTTGAGATCACAAGAGAATGCAAATGCAACTGTGACCATTGTGTGATCAGCGGAGGAGAAGGCGACCTTGATGTAGATGTCGTTAAGCGTGCCATTGATGAAGCACTCGACATGGGTGCCGTTGTCATCACATTTACTGAAGGAGACCCGCTGCTTCGCGAGGACATATTCGAACTTATCGATTACGTTGACAAGGACCGTGCCATCGTTAACATGTACACCCCTGGCACGGATATGACACCAGAGGTCGCTCAACGGCTAAAGGAGGTCGGACTCCACAACCTCCTGGTGAGCATATATTCCACAATTCCGGAAGAGCACGATGATGTGAGAAAACTTGAAGGTGCCTTTGAGAAGGCGACCGGCGCAATAAAGTACGGCCTTGACGCGGGACTTCTCGTCACCATGTGCACCCACGTATCCCCGAAGAACATGGAAAAGCTGACATCCATGTACCAGCTTGCAAAAGAACTTGGAGTACACGAGTTCTCACTGTGGGAATCAGTACCAAAGAAACCTGATGACCCTGTGATCACCGATGAGGACAGGGAGGTAATCATGGATATGTACCACAGGATAAATGCCTCAGAGGACGGACCAAGGATATTCGCAAATACCTACTTTGAAGGTGAGATGCTGGGATGTCTTGCCGGACAGCGCTGGCTGCATGTCTGCGTGGAAGGATCGGTGAAACCATGTCCGTACATACCATTCAGTTTCGGTAACATCAAGACCGACTCACTGAAGACCATCTGGAGCAGGATACGCAAGGTCAGCGATTTCAAAGGGGAAAGACACTCCTGCCTGATGCAGGAAAAGGATTACCTGAAGATTGTATCGAAGATACCTGATGATGCAGAGATCCCATATGACTTCGACCTTATCAGGTAA
- a CDS encoding RAD55 family ATPase: protein MAGYLFGIKELDDLIGGVKEGTNLMLIGPPMSGKDDLVNTIIFNGLKEGDSSIIVSTRETGERVLDWFSDNGLDIDSSDLGVVDCVTKTLGIPTSDDAHIKRASSPVDLTGIGVRIGQFFEEYLVVKKAPGMRFCINSLSTILMYCNLQTLFRFLHVFTGRIKASNSLGIFIVEDEMHDTQTIATLKQLFDGMIEIKETDSGHSVRVVGITPKPTPWYDFEIDGSNVTIGKPE, encoded by the coding sequence ATGGCTGGATATTTGTTTGGTATCAAGGAACTTGATGATCTGATCGGAGGTGTCAAAGAGGGTACCAACCTGATGCTTATCGGTCCTCCTATGAGTGGAAAGGATGATCTTGTGAATACCATCATATTCAATGGTCTCAAAGAGGGTGATTCATCCATTATAGTTTCCACCCGTGAGACAGGGGAACGCGTACTTGACTGGTTCTCCGATAACGGTCTGGATATAGATTCTTCTGATCTTGGAGTTGTGGATTGCGTGACAAAGACCCTTGGTATTCCAACATCTGATGATGCTCACATTAAAAGGGCCTCAAGTCCTGTTGACCTTACCGGGATAGGTGTAAGGATCGGTCAGTTCTTCGAGGAATATCTTGTAGTGAAAAAGGCTCCGGGAATGAGGTTCTGTATCAATTCCCTTTCTACGATACTGATGTATTGTAATCTTCAGACCCTGTTCAGGTTCTTACATGTCTTTACAGGCCGTATCAAGGCATCCAATTCTCTTGGGATCTTCATTGTAGAAGATGAAATGCATGATACGCAGACAATCGCAACCCTTAAGCAGCTTTTCGATGGCATGATCGAAATAAAAGAGACCGACTCAGGTCACTCTGTCAGGGTAGTGGGCATTACTCCAAAACCAACTCCATGGTACGACTTCGAGATCGATGGAAGTAATGTGACCATCGGGAAACCAGAATGA
- the crcB gene encoding fluoride efflux transporter CrcB yields MPAGLEAMLLVGLGGTIGACLRYIVSGTLPMLKGIPTGTLLVNVIGSTILATLTFISEPFGSIHLINIGMLGSFTTFSTFAYETFRLLEEGQKILFASNIALNLLLCLSGVFIGQQIASLI; encoded by the coding sequence ATGCCGGCAGGCCTTGAAGCCATGCTGCTGGTGGGACTTGGAGGAACCATCGGAGCCTGCCTGAGATATATCGTTTCGGGAACCTTACCCATGCTGAAAGGCATCCCCACAGGAACCCTTCTTGTAAATGTCATCGGGAGCACCATATTGGCCACACTGACATTCATATCAGAACCATTTGGAAGTATTCACCTTATCAATATAGGAATGCTCGGCTCCTTCACAACGTTCTCGACCTTTGCCTATGAGACATTCAGGCTGCTTGAAGAGGGACAGAAAATACTTTTCGCATCCAACATCGCGCTAAACCTGCTTCTTTGTCTTTCAGGCGTATTTATCGGACAACAGATAGCAAGCTTAATCTAA
- a CDS encoding ubiquitin-like small modifier protein 1 encodes MTMAKIKLFANLRESAGESELEVQGETIQEILDTLLSKFPQLQEMVFNEIDGKKELRSYINILINGDNVMHLEGLDTIVNDDDEIAIFPPVSGG; translated from the coding sequence ATGACTATGGCAAAAATAAAGTTATTTGCAAATCTCAGGGAATCTGCAGGTGAGTCAGAGCTGGAGGTACAGGGAGAGACCATACAGGAGATCCTTGATACCCTTCTCTCAAAATTCCCTCAGCTTCAGGAGATGGTCTTCAATGAGATCGACGGAAAGAAGGAGCTCCGAAGCTACATCAACATTCTAATAAACGGGGATAATGTCATGCATCTTGAAGGCCTTGACACCATCGTCAATGATGACGACGAAATAGCAATATTCCCGCCTGTATCAGGTGGCTGA
- a CDS encoding UbiX family flavin prenyltransferase — MEIVIGISGASGAQYGIRLLELLADMDIDTHLILTKAAEKIIEVETELTPEDIKDLATYVHEEKDFTAAIASGSHPFEGMIIAPCSMKTLASVANGTSDNLLGRTADVCLKERRKLVLMTRETPLSGIHIENMLKAHNTGAILLPASPAYYNKPESIDDLINFMAGRALDLMKIKNDAYTRWE; from the coding sequence ATGGAGATAGTTATCGGGATAAGCGGGGCATCAGGTGCACAATATGGAATTCGCCTTCTTGAGCTTCTGGCAGATATGGACATAGACACGCACCTCATACTCACAAAAGCTGCAGAGAAGATAATCGAAGTGGAAACAGAACTTACGCCTGAAGACATAAAGGACCTAGCAACGTATGTCCATGAAGAGAAGGACTTCACCGCGGCAATAGCAAGCGGATCCCATCCCTTCGAAGGAATGATCATAGCACCCTGCAGTATGAAAACGCTCGCATCAGTGGCAAATGGCACCTCTGACAACCTTCTCGGACGCACAGCGGATGTGTGCCTGAAAGAAAGGAGAAAACTGGTCCTCATGACCCGTGAAACACCTTTAAGCGGCATCCATATTGAGAACATGCTGAAAGCACACAATACAGGAGCCATACTGCTGCCAGCCTCCCCGGCATATTACAACAAGCCGGAATCCATCGATGACCTTATCAACTTCATGGCCGGCAGGGCACTCGACCTGATGAAGATCAAAAATGATGCTTACACGCGCTGGGAATGA
- a CDS encoding 50S ribosomal protein L16 — protein MVRKPASMYRNVKSRSNTRRKYMGGVPGSHVIHYDMGNKTAEFPIKITLIADEKCQIQHKALEAARITANRAMTSAAGRAGYHIKLRVYPHEVLRENKQATGAGADRVSSGMRAAWGKNVGTAARVSAGQKIFTISMNKEHFPMAKDALRKAGQKLPTPVRLVVDQGMELVQ, from the coding sequence ATGGTAAGAAAACCAGCAAGTATGTACAGAAACGTAAAATCACGTTCAAACACAAGAAGAAAATACATGGGTGGTGTTCCAGGTAGCCACGTCATCCACTACGATATGGGAAACAAGACAGCTGAATTCCCAATAAAGATCACACTGATCGCAGATGAGAAATGCCAGATCCAGCACAAAGCTCTCGAAGCTGCACGTATCACTGCTAACAGAGCAATGACATCAGCAGCAGGCCGTGCCGGTTACCACATCAAGCTCAGAGTATACCCTCACGAGGTCCTCAGGGAGAACAAGCAGGCTACCGGAGCAGGAGCAGACCGTGTCTCAAGTGGAATGAGAGCAGCATGGGGTAAGAACGTCGGTACTGCAGCAAGGGTTTCTGCAGGACAGAAGATATTCACCATCTCCATGAACAAAGAGCACTTCCCAATGGCAAAAGACGCTCTTAGAAAGGCTGGCCAGAAACTTCCAACACCTGTAAGACTCGTTGTCGATCAGGGTATGGAACTGGTACAGTAA